A window of Littorina saxatilis isolate snail1 linkage group LG7, US_GU_Lsax_2.0, whole genome shotgun sequence contains these coding sequences:
- the LOC138971592 gene encoding uncharacterized protein: MLAFSTFDQFTCLVILAILGTSPTLAHPHDHHRTHRGGSSNWRAPRHQVTCVDPPNLRQRLNQLKADHVQGHVHDTFYMLPFLHQTAKNQTKRYNFLPKQINRTVVFAGSPECPAMVALEFFGDPCPTYSTVNSDVNRYPRILMETQCRCRQCRGISTTTYNGNAVIPSCEGVFHSVRVLRRTRCVSGVYQYQPTWEKIQIGCACKLVAW; this comes from the exons ATGCTTGCCTTTTCGACGTTTGACCAGTTCACGTGTCTG GTGATTCTGGCCATTCTCGGAACGTCACCAACCCTCGCCCACCCTCATGACCACCACAGAACGCATCGTGGTGGTTCGTCCAATTGGCGGGCGCCACGTCATCAGGTGACGTGTGTGGATCCACCAAACCTGAGGCAGCGCCTGAACCAGCTAAAAGCCGATCACGTGCAAGGTCACGTGCATGACACGTTCTACATGCTTCCGTTTCTCCACCAAACTGCGAAGAatcagacaaaacgctacaacTTCCTGCCAAAACAGATCAATCGAACTGTA GTATTCGCGGGATCGCCCGAGTGCCCTGCTATGGTTGCCCTCGAGTTCTTTGGCGACCCCTGCCCCACCTACAGCACCGTCAATTCCGACGTCAACCGGTACCCCAGGATCCTCATGGAGACACAGTGCCGCTGCCGCCAATGTCGAG GTATCAGCACGACGACCTACAACGGCAACGCCGTGATCCCAAGCTGTGAGGGGGTGTTCCACTCCGTGCGGGTGTTGAGAAGGACGAGGTGCGTGTCCGGAGTCTACCAGTACCAACCCACTTGGGAAAAAATCCAGATCGGGTGTGCCTGTAAACTGGTAGCCTGGTGA
- the LOC138971593 gene encoding FGFR1 oncogene partner 2 homolog, with protein MALTVDKLLGDARQLITRLKEQDGCTDTIMSTSQVLRRRIEAMKQYQDDITELNEMAKHRPRSTLVMGIAQENRQIRQLQQEKQELQLALEEHQSALQLIMHKYRQHTVHLLHANRLDSTIAQRQVRSKEEVCQLLDKVEEMASVMQQAVRLDDQNANQAQERIARLEMENRTLRQLLEVCTTANHPIVSESETSEVGPQVNSSLDDSGSSQVSQIEVMPSVGEESEASPEGRSTDKKSEGGKKS; from the exons ATGGCCTTGACAGTGGACAAGCTGCTGGGTGATGCGCGGCAACTGATCACACGGCTGAAAGAACAAGATGGCTGCACAGACACCATCATGTCTACGTCTCAGGTGCTACGCAGACGCATCGAGGCCATGAAACAG TACCAAGACGACATCACGGAGCTGAACGAGATGGCGAAGCACCGACCACGCTCCACACTAGTGATGGGCATCGCGCAGGAGAACCGCCAGATACGCCAGCTGCAGCAGGAGAAGCAGGAGCTACAGTTAGCGCTGGAGGAGCACCAGTCAGCACTACAGCTCATCATGCACAAGTACCGGCAGCACACGGTGCACCTGCTGCATGCCAACCGCCTGGACTCCACCATTGCTCAGCGCCAGGTCAGGTCCAAG gaggAGGTGTGCCAGCTACTGGACAAGGTGGAGGAGATGGCCAGCGTGATGCAACAGGCCGTGCGATTGGACGACCAGAACGCCAACCAGGCGCAGGAACGCATCGCTCGCCTGGAGATGGAGAACCGAACCCTCCGCCAACTGCTGGAGGTCTGCACCACCGCCAACCACCCCATCGTCTCCGAGTCTGAGACCAGCGAAGTCGGCCCTCAGGTCAATAGTTCGCTGGACGATAGCGGCAGCAGCCAGGTGTCGCAGATTGAGGTCATGCCGTCCGTCGGCGAAGAGAGCGAGGCCTCCCCTGAAGGGAGAAGCACAGACAAGAAATCAGAGGGTGGGAAAAAGTCGTGA